The Mycobacteriales bacterium genome includes the window GCACTTCATGTGAGCTCGTTGTGCCGAAAGCCATGACAAAGCGGGCATTGGATCAACGTCTTCTGCAACCAGAAGATCGTCCGGCGCTGGGATGGCTACCGTGTGCCGTCGTGGAGCCCGAGGTGAAGGCCGTGCTGCTCGACGCCGGTGGCGTGTTGCTCATGCCCGATCCCGCGGCGTTTCGGGTCCGGCTAGCGCCGTACGGCATCGCTCCCGACGACGAGGCATGTCACCGCGCACACTTCCTCGGCATGGCCGAGCTCGACCGCATCGGACGCACCGACTACCCCCACGCCGACCGGGTCATCGCGCAGTGGTTGGGCGTGGCGGCCGGGGAGGTCGAGGCGGCGGCAGACGCGATCAAGGACGTCTATCTCGAGGACCCGTTCGTTCCGGTGCACGGAGTGGCCGAGCAGCTGCTGCGGTTGCAGGCCGCCGGGATCCGGCTGGCGATCGTGTCCAACGCGACCGGCAAGGTCGCCGCCGAGCTCGCCAAGCACCGGATCTGCACGACCGCCGACTCCGACTGCGCGTACGTCGACGTCGTGATCGACTCCGCGGTCGTCGGCGTCGAAAAGCCCGATCCGGCGATCTTCGGCTTTGCCCTGGAAGCGCTGCAGCTGCCGCCCGAGCAGTGCGTCTACCTCGGCGACTCCGTGCACTTCGACGTCAACGGCGCGCGGGCGGCGGGCATCCCGGCGGTGCATGTGGCCCCCCACACCGACTGTGCCGCGATTGACCACCCACACGTCGCGTCGGTGCACGCCTTCGTCGACCAGCTGCTCGGCACCTGGTAGAGG containing:
- a CDS encoding HAD family hydrolase, coding for MEPEVKAVLLDAGGVLLMPDPAAFRVRLAPYGIAPDDEACHRAHFLGMAELDRIGRTDYPHADRVIAQWLGVAAGEVEAAADAIKDVYLEDPFVPVHGVAEQLLRLQAAGIRLAIVSNATGKVAAELAKHRICTTADSDCAYVDVVIDSAVVGVEKPDPAIFGFALEALQLPPEQCVYLGDSVHFDVNGARAAGIPAVHVAPHTDCAAIDHPHVASVHAFVDQLLGTW